A stretch of Lathyrus oleraceus cultivar Zhongwan6 chromosome 6, CAAS_Psat_ZW6_1.0, whole genome shotgun sequence DNA encodes these proteins:
- the LOC127098182 gene encoding L-type lectin-domain containing receptor kinase IX.1 produces the protein MFFQLLSKTKNQTTMLNFPSSCSSSNIINLSKNTILILSLLLFTLPKTNSLFFNITNFDDPTVANNISYQGDGKSTNGSIDLNKVSYLFRVGRAIYSQPLHLWDKNTKTLTDFTTSFTFTIDKVNDTSYADGFVFYIAPLGYQIPPNSAGGVFGIFNATTNSNSLMNYVVAVEFDTFVGATDPQMRHVGIDDNSLTSVAFGKFDIDNNLGKICYVLIDYSSDKKLLEVFWSFHGRIVKGDGNGNGNSSLSYQIDFMQKLPEYVNIGFSSSTGSSTESNIIHSWEFSSNLKADSSVDVLLEGNGRKGSLKTVVIVVAVLVPVILVFLIASVVGWLIVKRKRKNVDDGLDEYGIPVSAKFDLDKATIPRRFEYSELVAATNGFADDRMLGRGGYGQVYKGALSYLGRVVAVKRIFADFENSERVFINEVRIISRLIHRNLVQFIGWCHEQGEFLLVFEYMPNGSLDTHLFGDKKSLAWDVRYKIALGVANALRYLHDDAEQCVLHRDIKSANVLLDTDFSTKLGDFGMAKLVDPMLRTQRTGVVGTYGYLAPEYINGGRASKESDMYSLGIVALELATGRRVFQDGEFHVPLMNWVWGLYVQGNVMSAVDERLNMEFDVSEMKSLFIVGLWCTHSNDKERPKAYEVIKVLQHEMELPELPLDMHDRAPPIVAFRPTSNAPSLSPNMTNSLVAVGR, from the coding sequence ATGTTTTTTCAATTGTTGTCAAAAACAAAAAACCAAACAACCATGTTGAACTTTCCTTCCTCTTGTTCTTCTTCAAACATCATTAATCTCTCCAAAAACACCATTCTTATTCTTTCACTACTACTCTTCACACTTCCAAAAACAAACTCACTTTTCTTCAACATAACAAACTTCGACGACCCAACTGTCGCAAACAACATCTCATACCAAGGTGACGGAAAGTCAACCAACGGTTCCATCGATCTCAACAAAGTAAGTTACCTTTTTCGTGTAGGGAGAGCAATCTATTCACAGCCTTTACATTTATGGGACAAAAACACTAAGACTCTCACTGATTTCACTACAAGTTTCACTTTCACTATTGATAAAGTGAATGATACTTCCTATGCGGATGGTTTTGTGTTTTATATTGCTCCATTGGGTTATCAGATTCCACCTAATTCAGCGGGTGGtgtttttggtatttttaatgCTACTACTAATAGTAATTCTCTTATGAATTATGTTGTTGCGGTTGAGTTTGATACTTTTGTTGGGGCTACTGATCCACAAATGAGACATGTTggtattgatgataattctttgACTTCTGTTGCTTTTGGAAAATTTGATATTGATAATAATCTTGGTAAGATTTGTTATGTTTTGATTGATTATAGTTCGGATAAGAAGCTGTTGGAAGTGTTTTGGTCTTTTCATGGAAGGATTGTTAAAGGTGatggaaatggaaatggaaattCTTCACTGTCTTATCAGATTGATTTTATGCAGAAACTGCCTGAGTATGTGAATATAGGATTTTCGTCTTCCACGGGTTCTTCAACCGAAAGTAATATTATTCATTCTTGGGAGTTTAGTTCGAATTTGAAGGCGGATTCGTCAGTGGATGTTCTGTTGGAGGGAAATGGAAGAAAAGGGTCGTTGAAAACGGTTGTGATTGTTGTTGCTGTCCTTGTTCCagttattttggtatttttgatAGCTAGTGTTGTTGGTTGGTTGATAGTGAAGAGGAAAAGGAAGAATGTTGATGATGGGCTTGATGAATATGGAATACCTGTTTCGGCGAAATTTGATTTGGATAAAGCAACAATACCGAGAAGATTCGAATATAGCGAATTAGTTGCAGCTACTAATGGTTTTGCTGATGATAGAATGCTTGGAAGAGGAGGGTATGGTCAAGTTTACAAAGGTGCTTTGAGTTATTTAGGAAGGGTTGTTGCTGTGAAGAGGATTTTTGCCGATTTCGAGAATTCAGAAAGAGTTTTCATCAATGAGGTTAGGATTATAAGCCGGTTGATACATAGAAACTTGGTTCAATTCATAGGTTGGTGTCATGAACAAGGTGAGTTTCTCTTAGTTTTTGAGTACATGCCTAATGGAAGCCTTGACACACATTTATTTGGTGACAAGAAAAGTTTGGCTTGGGATGTAAGGTACAAAATTGCATTAGGCGTCGCGAATGCGCTTCGTTATCTTCACGATGACGCCGAGCAATGTGTTCTTCACAGAGATATCAAATCGGCTAATGTGTTGTTGGACACTGATTTCAGCACGAAACTCGGGGATTTTGGGATGGCGAAACTGGTTGATCCTATGTTGAGGACACAAAGAACAGGTGTAGTTGGAACATATGGTTATCTAGCACCTGAGTATATCAATGGAGGAAGGGCTAGTAAAGAATCTGATATGTATAGTCTTGGAATTGTTGCTTTGGAGTTAGCAACTGGGAGAAGGGTTTTTCAAGATGGTGAGTTTCATGTGCCTTTGATGAATTGGGTTTGGGGGCTTTATGTTCAAGGGAATGTTATGAGTGCTGTTGATGAAAGATTGAATATGGAATTTGATGTTAGTGAAATGAAGAGCTTGTTTATTGTAGGGTTATGGTGTACTCATTCAAATGATAAAGAAAGACCTAAGGCTTATGAGGTGATTAAGGTTCTTCAACATGAAATGGAATTACCTGAACTTCCACTCGACATGCATGACCGCGCTCCTCCTATTGTAGCCTTTAGGCCGACATCCAATGCTCCCTCATTGTCACCAAATATGACTAACAGTCTTGTCGCTGTTGGACGTTAG
- the LOC127098183 gene encoding probable folate-biopterin transporter 2: MQEEENKEDSVSESQDQNEQKKSKGYWIWNCFYIPIHWFKMLSSEMHWSFVLGVVVVYGISQGVGGALAGVGTKYYMKDVQKVQPSEAQVYAGITSIPWIVKPLWGLLTDVVPILGYRRKPYFIFAGLLGATAMLLLSFHENLHLVLALLALTAGSAGVAIADVTIDACVAQNSISHPSLAADMQSLCAFSSSVGALLGFSVSGIFVHLIGPMGVFGLLTIPAGLVILVGFLLDEPRMQNFSYRQVNQNFVDASKAMWTTLKSENVWRPCLYMYLSLALSLNILEGMFYWYTDSKDGPSFSQESVGFIFSISSIGSLLGAILYQYALKDYAFRDLLFWTQLLYGLSGMFDLILVLRLNLKFGIPDYVFVVFVESIGQMTIRLKWMPMLVLSSKLCPSGIEGTFFALLMSIDNVGLLSSSWAGGFVLHVLKITRTKFDNIWLAILIRNILRITPLCMLFLVPRVDPNSFVLLPKESEDSKVDMEASETKNVELISLVHSVDDNI, encoded by the exons ATGCAGGAGGAAGAGAATAAGGAAGATTCAGTTTCTGAATCTCAGGATCAAAATGAACAGAAAAAGTCAAAGGGTTATTGGATTTGGAACTGTTTTTACATTCCAATCCATTGGTTTAAAATGCTTTCAAGCGAAATGCATTGGAGTTTTGTGTTAGGAGTTGTTGTTGTTTATGGAATAAGTCAAGGTGTTGGTGGAGCTCTTGCTGGTGTTGGAACAAAGTATTATATGAAAGATGTTCAGAAAGTTCAACCATCTGAAGCACAGGTTTATGCTGGAATCACTTCTATTCCTTGGATTGTTAAGCCCTTATGGGGTCTTCTTACTGATGTTGTGCCTATATTGGGATACCGGAGAAAACCTTATTTCATTTTTGCTG GTTTATTAGGAGCAACTGCCATGCTTTTGTTATCTTTTCATGAAAACCTACATCTTGTGTTGGCTCTTTTAGCATTAACAGCAGGGAGTGCTGGGGTGGCGATAGCCGACGTGACCATTGATGCTTGTGTTGCACAGAACAGTATCTCTCATCCTTCCCTTGCCGCCGACATGCAAAGTTTATGTGCCTTTAGTTCTTCCGTTGGAGCACTATTAGGATTCTCTGTTAGTGGCATCTTCGTTCACCTTATAGGCCCTATG GGAGTATTTGGTTTGTTGACTATTCCGGCGGGACTTGTAATTTTGGTTGGATTTCTGCTTGACGAGCCTCGAATGCAAAATTTCTCTTACAGACAG GTGAACCAAAATTTTGTGGATGCCAGCAAGGCGATGTGGACGACATTGAAGAGTGAAAATGTATGGAGGCCTTGTTTATACATGTATCTATCCCTTGCGCTGAGTTTGAATATCCTCGAAGGAATGTTTTATTGGTATACAGACTCAAAGGACGGACCATCTTTCTCTCAG GAGAGTGTAGGTTTCATATTTTCCATCAGTTCAATCGGTTCCCTTTTAGGCGCAATACTATACCAATACGCGCTAAAGGATTACGCATTCAGAGACTTACTCTTTTGGACTCAGTTACTTTATGGCTTATCAGGGATGTTTGATCTGATTCTTGTCTTGAGATTGAACCTAAAATTCGGTATACCAGATTACGTCTTCGTCGTTTTCGTCGAAAGCATAGGTCAAATGACTATTCGACTAAAATGGATGCCTATGCTTGTACTCAGCTCAAAGCTTTGTCCTTCTGGCATCGAAGGAACATTCTTTGCTCTATTAATGTCAATCGATAACGTTGGACTTCTCTCATCATCATGGGCCGGCGGATTCGTACTTCATGTACTAAAGATCACAAGAACAAAGTTCGATAATATTTGGTTGGCGATTTTGATTCGGAATATTTTAAGAATCACTCCACTTTGTATGCTGTTTTTGGTGCCTAGAGTTGATCCTAACtcttttgttcttcttccaaaAGAAAGTGAGGATTCAAAGGTGGATATGGAAGCTTCAGAAACCAAAAATGTTGAATTGATTTCCCTTGTACACAGTGTTGATGATAATATCTAA